In a genomic window of Halostella litorea:
- a CDS encoding thermonuclease family protein — translation MRRALLACLFVLALSGCLGAVTDDGARTTERIEVTVVEVTDGDTVEVAYPNGTRETVRLLGVDTPEVHTENDPSEFEGVPDTAAGRECLRDWGHRSSEFARAELVGEEVTLVVDPEADRRGGYGRLLAYVDYEDGRFNRALVERGYARLYDTTFADRDAYASAERSARGNGTGLWACTDA, via the coding sequence ATGCGACGCGCCCTGCTGGCCTGCCTGTTCGTCCTCGCACTTTCCGGCTGTCTGGGTGCGGTGACGGACGACGGGGCCCGGACGACCGAACGAATCGAGGTGACGGTCGTCGAGGTGACCGACGGCGACACCGTCGAGGTGGCGTATCCCAACGGGACCCGCGAGACGGTTCGGCTGCTCGGCGTCGACACGCCGGAGGTCCACACCGAGAACGACCCCTCCGAGTTCGAGGGCGTCCCCGACACCGCCGCGGGGCGGGAGTGCCTGCGCGACTGGGGGCACCGGTCGTCTGAGTTCGCGCGGGCCGAACTGGTCGGCGAGGAGGTGACGCTCGTCGTCGACCCCGAGGCCGACCGCCGCGGCGGCTACGGCCGGTTGCTCGCCTACGTCGACTACGAGGACGGCCGGTTCAACCGGGCGCTGGTCGAACGGGGGTACGCCCGGCTCTACGACACGACGTTCGCCGACCGCGACGCCTACGCGTCGGCCGAGCGGTCGGCCCGCGGGAACGGGACCGGACTGTGGGCGTGTACCGACGCCTGA
- a CDS encoding potassium channel family protein: protein MKFVIVGYGRVGTRTARILREEGHEVIVVERDAEKAKRARSDGFETVEGDGGEESVLDEADLDTVDAVGGMTGDLNVNFAACMVGKHHGCRTVLRIDEDYREEIYEKYADDVDEIIYPERLGAAGAKTALLGGDFNVVSDLTEKLQLTVFTIREGSPLVGERISSVDLPTTARIYAHGRTDEPLTIPLPGTRIEADDRIAVIVASDAVETVRQSVLPAA from the coding sequence ATGAAGTTCGTCATCGTTGGGTACGGCCGCGTCGGCACCCGGACGGCCCGTATCCTCCGCGAGGAAGGCCACGAGGTCATCGTCGTCGAACGGGACGCGGAGAAGGCAAAGCGGGCCCGGAGCGACGGGTTCGAGACGGTCGAGGGCGACGGCGGCGAGGAGAGCGTGCTCGACGAGGCGGACCTGGACACGGTCGACGCCGTCGGCGGGATGACCGGCGACCTCAACGTCAACTTCGCGGCCTGCATGGTCGGCAAACACCACGGCTGCCGGACCGTGCTCCGCATCGACGAGGACTACCGCGAGGAGATATACGAGAAGTACGCCGACGACGTCGACGAGATCATCTACCCCGAGCGCCTCGGGGCCGCCGGCGCGAAGACCGCCCTGCTGGGCGGCGACTTCAACGTCGTCTCCGACCTCACCGAGAAGCTCCAGCTCACGGTGTTTACCATCCGCGAGGGGTCGCCGCTGGTCGGGGAGCGCATCAGCAGCGTCGACCTGCCGACGACGGCACGGATCTACGCCCACGGCCGGACCGACGAGCCGCTGACGATACCGCTGCCGGGGACCCGGATCGAGGCCGACGACCGGATCGCCGTCATCGTCGCGAGCGACGCCGTCGAGACGGTCCGCCAGTCGGTGCTGCCGGCGGCGTAA
- a CDS encoding dihydrodipicolinate synthase family protein, translating into MHGTGAPLLTPFDDEGDVDHDALRELATWLTDAGVDFLVPCGSTSEAPLLTPDERERVVATVADAVDCPVVAGTGTEGLRASVQAAERAAAAGADAVLAVTPHYYDYGQEALAEFYRDLADDSPVPVYLYSVPPYTDVALEPETVAAVADHDNVAGIKDSSGDLTRLQRTIAGVPEDFDVFVGSGSVYALGLDAGATGGIVAISNVTPERASEVYRRYRDGDEAEARRINRDLIDLEQALVVHGAPGFKAGARARGQPAGRARRPFRPLDDEAREEIAALVAERT; encoded by the coding sequence ATGCACGGCACTGGCGCACCACTGTTGACACCGTTCGACGACGAGGGCGACGTCGACCACGACGCGCTCCGGGAACTCGCGACCTGGCTGACCGACGCCGGCGTCGACTTCCTCGTGCCCTGTGGCTCGACGAGCGAAGCGCCGCTTCTCACCCCCGACGAGCGCGAGCGCGTGGTCGCGACCGTCGCCGACGCGGTCGACTGCCCGGTCGTCGCCGGCACGGGGACCGAGGGCCTGCGGGCGTCGGTGCAGGCAGCCGAGCGCGCCGCCGCGGCCGGCGCGGACGCCGTCCTCGCCGTGACGCCCCACTACTACGACTACGGGCAGGAGGCCCTCGCGGAGTTCTACCGCGACCTCGCCGACGACAGCCCCGTCCCGGTGTACCTGTACAGCGTGCCGCCGTACACGGACGTCGCGCTCGAACCCGAGACGGTCGCGGCCGTCGCCGACCACGACAACGTCGCCGGGATCAAGGACTCCAGCGGCGACCTCACGCGCCTCCAGCGGACGATAGCCGGCGTCCCCGAGGACTTCGACGTGTTCGTCGGCAGCGGGAGCGTGTACGCGCTCGGCCTCGACGCCGGCGCGACGGGCGGCATCGTGGCGATATCGAACGTCACCCCGGAGCGCGCATCCGAGGTGTACCGCCGCTACCGGGACGGCGACGAGGCGGAGGCGCGGCGGATCAACCGGGACCTGATCGACCTCGAACAGGCGCTGGTCGTCCACGGCGCGCCCGGCTTCAAGGCGGGGGCGCGGGCGCGCGGCCAGCCGGCCGGCCGCGCGCGCCGCCCGTTCCGGCCGCTCGACGACGAGGCGCGCGAGGAGATCGCGGCGCTGGTCGCGGAGCGGACGTAG
- a CDS encoding putative sulfate/molybdate transporter → MATSTDHAVRDRLAFTAGEVTGALGDSVTVLPIVVALGATTAVSLPHVLLLFGAFQVVWGLVYGLPLSVEPMKALAGLAIAGALTAGELAAAGLVAGVALLALGAVGALDRIESAVGRPVVRGIQLAVALLLLETGLSLGAANLALAGVGAGVALVAVVARRGRASALAVLAVGAAIAVAEAGVPSPAVPELAAFASGTPTLSPAALEGAAAQLAMTVGNAAVATAVLCADLFDRDVSPDDLSTSMGAMTLSAVPLGGIPMCHGSGGLAGKYAFGARTGGANVVLGVLYVAVALVAGGGLVMAYPTALLGVLLVVVAWQLGRAAAATDDYLLTAAVGVAGLLINVGVAFVAGALAFRYLR, encoded by the coding sequence GTGGCCACTTCCACGGACCACGCCGTCCGCGACCGGCTCGCGTTCACCGCCGGCGAGGTGACCGGCGCGCTAGGGGATTCGGTTACGGTGCTCCCCATCGTCGTCGCGTTAGGGGCGACGACGGCGGTGTCGCTGCCCCACGTCCTCCTGCTGTTCGGCGCCTTCCAGGTCGTCTGGGGGCTGGTCTACGGCCTGCCGCTCTCCGTCGAGCCGATGAAGGCGCTGGCGGGGCTGGCCATCGCCGGCGCGCTGACCGCGGGGGAACTCGCGGCCGCGGGGCTGGTCGCTGGCGTCGCCCTGCTCGCGCTCGGCGCGGTCGGCGCGCTCGACCGCATCGAGAGCGCGGTCGGCCGGCCCGTCGTGCGGGGGATCCAGCTCGCGGTGGCGCTGTTGTTGCTGGAGACCGGGCTGTCGCTCGGCGCGGCGAACCTCGCGCTCGCTGGGGTGGGCGCGGGCGTCGCGCTCGTCGCCGTCGTCGCGCGGCGCGGGCGGGCGAGCGCGCTGGCCGTCCTCGCCGTCGGGGCCGCCATCGCCGTCGCCGAGGCGGGCGTCCCGTCGCCGGCCGTCCCGGAACTCGCCGCCTTCGCGAGCGGGACGCCGACGCTCTCGCCCGCGGCGCTCGAAGGCGCGGCCGCCCAGTTGGCGATGACCGTCGGCAACGCGGCGGTCGCCACCGCCGTCCTCTGTGCGGACCTGTTCGACCGCGACGTGTCGCCCGACGACCTCTCGACGAGCATGGGCGCGATGACGCTGTCGGCGGTGCCCCTCGGCGGGATCCCGATGTGTCACGGGAGCGGCGGCCTCGCCGGCAAGTACGCGTTCGGCGCGCGCACCGGCGGCGCGAACGTCGTCCTCGGCGTGCTGTACGTCGCCGTCGCGCTGGTCGCGGGCGGCGGGCTGGTGATGGCGTACCCGACGGCGCTGCTCGGCGTCCTGCTGGTCGTCGTCGCCTGGCAGCTCGGGCGGGCCGCCGCGGCGACCGACGACTACCTCCTGACGGCCGCGGTGGGGGTCGCCGGCCTGCTGATAAACGTCGGCGTCGCGTTCGTCGCCGGCGCGCTGGCGTTCCGCTACCTGCGGTAG
- a CDS encoding DUF7384 family protein, with amino-acid sequence MTDPDPTVVVADADVLAADLLVGGDARAALDHVRRHSWLTLVASDALLDDAEATIAALADDALAADWRARIEREREPVNHPPEDHPGLASAYRAGAAHLLTYDDDLRAAETGLSLQPYQGLSVRPPDAFAAVFDAESLYEATQEGEYPGPDRDPRA; translated from the coding sequence ATGACTGACCCCGACCCGACGGTCGTCGTCGCGGACGCGGACGTGCTGGCCGCGGACCTGCTCGTCGGCGGCGACGCCCGCGCGGCGCTGGACCACGTGCGCCGCCACTCCTGGCTGACGCTCGTCGCGAGCGACGCCCTGCTTGACGACGCCGAGGCGACGATAGCCGCCCTCGCGGACGACGCGCTGGCCGCGGACTGGCGCGCGCGGATCGAGCGGGAGCGCGAACCGGTCAACCACCCGCCGGAAGACCATCCGGGGCTGGCCAGCGCCTACCGCGCCGGGGCCGCACACCTGCTCACGTACGACGACGACCTCCGGGCCGCGGAGACGGGGCTGTCGCTCCAGCCGTATCAGGGCCTATCGGTGCGGCCGCCCGACGCCTTCGCCGCCGTGTTCGACGCCGAGAGCCTCTACGAGGCGACCCAAGAGGGCGAGTATCCCGGGCCGGACCGGGACCCGCGCGCCTAG
- the hpt gene encoding hypoxanthine/guanine phosphoribosyltransferase: MDKLRRSLHEAPIIEKEGGYEYLVHPISNCVPMLEPGLLREVVNGIIRKADLADVDKIVTPAAMGIHISTAVSLTTDIPLVVIRKREYGLDGEVSLFQETGYSESEMYINDVDEGDRVLVLDDMLSTGGTLRAITEALDGIGAELVDVVVVMKKVGGGNALEGTPYEPKTLINVRVEDGEVIVVDEDGDGEERVAPAT, translated from the coding sequence ATGGATAAACTCCGGCGATCCCTCCACGAGGCCCCTATCATCGAGAAGGAGGGCGGTTACGAGTACCTCGTCCACCCCATCAGCAACTGCGTTCCGATGCTGGAGCCCGGCCTGCTCCGGGAAGTCGTCAACGGGATCATCCGGAAGGCGGACCTGGCGGACGTGGACAAGATCGTCACGCCGGCGGCGATGGGCATCCACATCAGCACCGCGGTGTCGCTGACGACCGACATCCCGCTGGTCGTCATCCGGAAGCGCGAGTACGGGCTGGACGGCGAGGTGTCGCTGTTTCAGGAGACGGGTTACTCGGAGAGCGAGATGTACATCAACGACGTCGACGAGGGCGACCGCGTCCTCGTGCTCGACGACATGCTCTCGACCGGCGGCACGCTGCGGGCGATCACGGAGGCGCTCGACGGCATCGGCGCGGAACTGGTCGACGTCGTGGTCGTCATGAAGAAGGTCGGCGGGGGGAACGCCTTGGAGGGGACCCCCTACGAGCCGAAGACGCTGATCAACGTCCGCGTCGAGGACGGCGAGGTGATCGTCGTCGACGAGGACGGCGACGGCGAGGAGCGCGTCGCGCCGGCGACCTAG
- a CDS encoding XTP/dITP diphosphatase, whose protein sequence is MIRFVTGNEGKVREAREYLDEPVEQVPYDYTEIQGELEEIALYGARETFAETDGDEPVLVDDTGLFVEALDGFPGAYSSFVEDTLGIERIPDLVADEGNRRAAFRTVMVYYDGETAETFEGNVRGRIVEPRGEGGFGYDPVFEHDGETFAEMDTAAKNAISHRGRALERFADWLAER, encoded by the coding sequence ATGATCCGTTTCGTGACGGGCAACGAGGGGAAGGTCCGCGAGGCCCGCGAGTACCTCGACGAGCCGGTCGAGCAGGTGCCGTACGACTACACGGAGATCCAGGGCGAACTGGAGGAGATAGCGCTGTACGGCGCGCGCGAGACGTTCGCGGAGACCGACGGCGACGAGCCGGTGCTGGTCGACGACACCGGGCTGTTCGTCGAGGCGCTCGACGGCTTCCCGGGCGCGTACTCCTCGTTCGTCGAGGACACGCTCGGGATCGAGCGCATCCCGGATCTGGTCGCCGACGAGGGGAACCGCCGCGCAGCGTTCCGGACCGTCATGGTCTACTACGACGGCGAGACCGCGGAGACGTTCGAGGGGAACGTCCGGGGCCGGATCGTCGAGCCCCGCGGCGAGGGCGGCTTCGGCTACGACCCCGTCTTCGAACACGACGGCGAGACGTTCGCGGAGATGGACACGGCGGCGAAAAACGCCATCTCCCACCGCGGGCGGGCCCTGGAGCGGTTCGCCGACTGGCTGGCCGAGCGGTAG
- a CDS encoding DUF5808 domain-containing protein yields the protein MADKPKSGELLGVPYNFERPSVRRLLSSYWQPGDGMLVEKPFGIGYTLNLANWRSWIVLGIAGVLLWNEQGGDADDAEDDDEPVEVVVD from the coding sequence ATGGCCGACAAACCGAAGTCAGGCGAACTGCTCGGCGTGCCGTACAACTTCGAGCGACCAAGCGTCCGCCGGCTGCTGTCCTCCTACTGGCAGCCCGGCGACGGGATGCTGGTCGAGAAGCCCTTCGGCATCGGTTACACGCTCAACCTCGCCAACTGGCGGTCGTGGATCGTGCTCGGTATCGCGGGCGTCCTCCTGTGGAACGAGCAGGGCGGCGACGCCGACGACGCCGAGGACGACGACGAGCCGGTCGAAGTGGTCGTGGACTAA
- a CDS encoding bifunctional N(6)-L-threonylcarbamoyladenine synthase/serine/threonine protein kinase, which translates to MSSDTRVLGIEGTAWAASAAVHDAGTGTTVIETDAYQPESGGIDPSEAAEHMAKSIPEVVEAALSHADGPIDAVAFSRGPGLGPCLRTVGTAARALAQSLDVPLVGVNHMVAHLEIGRHQSGFDSPVCLNASGANAHVLGFHNGRYRVLGETMDTGVGNAIDKFTRHLDWSHPGGPKVERRAKGGDYVDLPYVVKGMDFSFSGIMSAAKQAVDDDVPVADVCFSLQENVFAMLTEVAERALSLTGSDELVLGGGVGQNDRLRAMLAEMCEARGADFYAPEPRFLRDNAGMIAVLGATMYDAGDTVAVEESQVLPDFRPDQVPVTWRAGESVRRRPPEGRERQGAEALVEVGPGRTTKRRVPKPYRHATLDDRLRRDRTVLEARLTSAARRQGVPTPVVHDVDLRDGTLVFETVGDADLGAALSERRVRDVGRHLAAVHAAGFVHGDPTTRNVRVADDRTYLIDFGLGYYTDDAEDYAMDLHVFEGSLDGTADDPEPLREAFEAAYAARGDDAVLDRLRAIEGRGRYQ; encoded by the coding sequence GTGAGTAGCGACACCCGCGTGCTCGGCATCGAGGGCACCGCCTGGGCGGCCAGCGCGGCGGTCCACGACGCCGGGACCGGAACGACCGTCATCGAGACCGACGCCTACCAGCCCGAGAGCGGCGGCATCGACCCGAGCGAGGCCGCCGAGCACATGGCGAAGTCGATCCCCGAAGTCGTCGAGGCGGCGCTTTCCCACGCCGACGGCCCGATCGACGCCGTCGCTTTCTCCCGCGGGCCGGGGCTCGGCCCGTGCCTGCGGACCGTCGGCACCGCCGCCCGCGCCCTGGCGCAGTCCCTCGACGTGCCGCTGGTCGGCGTCAACCACATGGTCGCGCACCTGGAGATCGGCCGGCATCAGTCGGGGTTCGACTCGCCGGTCTGTCTGAACGCCAGCGGCGCGAACGCCCACGTTCTGGGCTTTCACAACGGCCGCTACCGCGTGCTCGGGGAGACGATGGACACCGGCGTCGGCAACGCCATCGACAAGTTCACCCGTCACCTCGACTGGTCCCACCCCGGCGGCCCGAAGGTCGAGAGGCGCGCGAAGGGCGGCGACTACGTCGACCTGCCGTACGTCGTGAAGGGGATGGACTTCTCCTTCTCGGGGATCATGAGCGCGGCGAAGCAAGCGGTCGACGACGACGTGCCCGTCGCGGACGTCTGCTTCTCGCTGCAGGAGAACGTCTTCGCGATGCTGACGGAGGTCGCCGAGCGCGCCCTGTCGCTGACCGGCAGCGACGAACTGGTGCTCGGCGGCGGCGTCGGGCAGAACGACCGCCTGCGGGCGATGCTGGCGGAGATGTGCGAGGCCCGCGGCGCGGACTTCTACGCGCCCGAACCGCGGTTCCTGCGGGACAACGCCGGGATGATCGCGGTGCTCGGCGCGACGATGTACGACGCCGGCGACACCGTCGCCGTCGAGGAGTCGCAGGTGCTGCCCGACTTCCGGCCGGACCAGGTGCCGGTCACCTGGCGCGCGGGCGAGAGCGTCCGCCGCCGGCCGCCCGAGGGCCGCGAGCGCCAGGGTGCGGAGGCCCTCGTCGAGGTGGGGCCGGGGCGGACGACCAAGCGCCGCGTCCCGAAGCCGTACCGCCACGCCACCCTCGACGACCGCCTCCGGCGCGACCGCACGGTGCTGGAGGCCCGCCTCACCAGCGCGGCGCGGCGGCAGGGCGTCCCGACGCCGGTCGTCCACGACGTGGACCTCCGGGACGGAACGCTCGTGTTCGAGACGGTCGGCGACGCGGACCTGGGCGCGGCGCTCTCGGAGCGGCGGGTCCGCGACGTGGGTCGCCACCTCGCCGCGGTCCACGCGGCGGGGTTCGTCCACGGCGACCCGACGACCCGGAACGTCCGCGTCGCGGACGACCGTACCTACCTCATCGACTTCGGCCTGGGCTACTACACCGACGACGCGGAGGACTACGCGATGGACCTGCACGTGTTCGAGGGGAGCCTCGACGGCACCGCCGACGACCCCGAACCGCTGCGCGAGGCGTTCGAGGCGGCGTACGCCGCCCGCGGCGACGACGCCGTCCTCGACCGACTGCGGGCGATCGAGGGCCGCGGCCGGTACCAGTAG
- a CDS encoding 30S ribosomal protein S27ae, translating into MARHDLYEDDGTTEREMCPRCGDTFLADHGDRLHCGRCDYTEWE; encoded by the coding sequence ATGGCCCGACACGACCTCTACGAGGACGACGGCACGACCGAGCGCGAGATGTGCCCCCGCTGTGGCGACACGTTCCTCGCCGACCACGGCGACCGCCTGCACTGCGGTCGCTGTGACTACACCGAGTGGGAGTAA
- a CDS encoding 30S ribosomal protein S24e: MDVDIIDEDENPMLHRTDVTFELTHDEATPSRLSVRDSLAAKLNKDAEEVVVRKLDTKFGMRKTVGEAKVYETADHARDVEQDYMLERNKIVADEDGAEEAEEA, from the coding sequence ATGGATGTCGACATCATCGACGAGGACGAGAACCCGATGTTGCACCGGACCGACGTCACGTTCGAACTGACCCACGACGAGGCCACGCCCTCCCGGCTCTCCGTCCGCGACAGCCTCGCGGCGAAGCTGAACAAGGACGCCGAGGAGGTCGTCGTCCGCAAGCTCGACACGAAGTTCGGGATGCGCAAGACCGTCGGTGAGGCGAAGGTGTACGAGACCGCCGACCACGCCCGCGACGTCGAGCAGGACTACATGCTCGAGCGCAACAAGATCGTCGCCGACGAGGACGGCGCCGAGGAGGCGGAGGAGGCCTAA
- a CDS encoding GTP-dependent dephospho-CoA kinase family protein yields the protein MASDDPDPLLTLPPDLRGAFKEPFGPVETDPERVLADVTGPLVAVGDIVTYHFERVGRTPDVAVVDGRTKREAVDGEVSETIREDHTVEVENPAASLTADLLVALRDAVADDRPTTVVVDGEEDLATLPAVVAAPDGASVVYGQPDAGMVHVRVDAGTRAEFADLLRRMDGDAERALALLEA from the coding sequence GTGGCGTCCGACGACCCCGACCCGCTCCTGACGCTCCCGCCCGACCTCCGCGGCGCGTTCAAGGAGCCGTTCGGCCCCGTCGAGACCGACCCGGAGCGCGTCCTCGCGGACGTGACCGGGCCGCTGGTCGCCGTCGGCGACATCGTCACGTACCACTTCGAGCGCGTCGGCCGCACCCCGGACGTCGCCGTGGTCGACGGCCGCACCAAACGCGAGGCCGTCGACGGGGAGGTCAGCGAGACGATCCGCGAGGACCACACCGTCGAGGTCGAGAACCCCGCCGCCTCGCTGACCGCCGACCTGCTGGTCGCCTTGCGCGACGCCGTCGCCGACGACCGCCCGACGACCGTCGTCGTCGACGGCGAGGAGGACCTCGCGACGCTGCCCGCGGTCGTCGCCGCCCCGGACGGGGCAAGCGTCGTGTACGGCCAGCCCGACGCCGGGATGGTCCACGTCCGCGTTGACGCCGGGACGCGGGCGGAGTTCGCCGACCTGCTTCGCCGGATGGACGGCGACGCCGAGCGGGCGCTTGCGCTGTTGGAAGCGTAG
- the spt4 gene encoding transcription elongation factor subunit Spt4, whose protein sequence is MAEDRLVCRECHRVVEPNEETCPSCGSSSLTEDWAGYVYIAHPEESRIAEEMEVAEPGAYALKVR, encoded by the coding sequence ATGGCCGAAGACCGCCTCGTCTGCCGCGAGTGCCACCGCGTCGTCGAGCCCAACGAGGAGACCTGCCCGTCCTGTGGCTCCAGCAGCCTCACGGAGGACTGGGCCGGTTACGTGTACATCGCCCACCCCGAGGAGAGCCGGATCGCCGAGGAGATGGAGGTCGCGGAGCCGGGCGCGTACGCCCTGAAGGTTCGCTAG
- a CDS encoding DNA-directed RNA polymerase — protein MYKRVRLKDTVEVPPQELADVTPQLVKRLLQDKLEGRMDEDVGSVVSVVNVHDIGEGSVLPNRPGVYYEAEFDAVTYDPQMQEVVDGNVVEVVEFGAFVGIGPVDGLLHVSQISDEFLAYDSENQTLASNESNRTLTVEDAVRARIVTKSIDERNPRDSKIGLTAKQVGLGKHGWLEEDRQQRQATTGE, from the coding sequence ATGTACAAACGGGTCAGGCTCAAGGACACCGTCGAAGTGCCGCCACAGGAGCTCGCGGACGTAACGCCACAGCTAGTCAAGCGCCTCCTCCAGGACAAACTGGAGGGCCGGATGGACGAGGACGTCGGCAGCGTCGTCAGCGTCGTCAACGTCCACGACATCGGCGAGGGGAGCGTGCTTCCGAACCGCCCCGGCGTCTACTACGAGGCCGAGTTCGACGCCGTCACGTACGACCCCCAGATGCAGGAGGTCGTCGACGGCAACGTCGTCGAGGTCGTGGAGTTCGGCGCGTTCGTCGGGATCGGCCCCGTCGACGGGCTGCTCCACGTCTCGCAGATCTCCGACGAGTTCCTCGCGTACGACAGCGAGAACCAGACGCTCGCGTCGAACGAGTCCAACCGCACGCTGACGGTCGAGGACGCCGTTCGCGCCCGCATCGTCACCAAGAGCATCGACGAGCGCAACCCCCGGGACAGCAAGATCGGGCTGACCGCGAAGCAGGTCGGCCTCGGCAAGCACGGCTGGCTCGAGGAGGACCGCCAGCAGCGCCAGGCGACGACGGGTGAGTGA
- a CDS encoding PIN domain-containing protein, with protein MTTVAIDTNALMMPVELDVRLFDELDRVLGGYEAVAPQAVAEELRKLSDTGGEEGIAASVGHDLATDRCLLVDTEASYADDAVVELAREGTADYVVTNDRPLRDRVLDAGVPVIGLRGKNKLAVTQP; from the coding sequence ATGACGACCGTCGCCATCGACACGAACGCGCTCATGATGCCCGTCGAACTCGACGTGCGGCTGTTCGACGAACTCGACCGGGTGCTCGGCGGCTACGAGGCCGTCGCGCCCCAGGCCGTCGCCGAGGAGCTCCGGAAGCTGTCGGACACCGGCGGCGAGGAGGGCATCGCGGCGAGCGTGGGCCACGACCTGGCGACGGACCGCTGTCTCCTCGTCGACACCGAAGCATCGTACGCCGACGACGCGGTCGTCGAACTCGCCCGCGAGGGCACCGCCGACTACGTCGTCACGAACGACCGGCCCCTCCGGGACCGCGTCCTCGACGCGGGCGTGCCAGTAATTGGTTTAAGGGGCAAGAACAAACTCGCAGTCACTCAACCATAA